One genomic region from Arcobacter sp. LA11 encodes:
- a CDS encoding histidine triad nucleotide-binding protein codes for MCIFCKIVNGEIPNQTVLEDENFLAFNDINPARKVHVLIIPKEHYDSFDVMPPKVMAGMTEFIQKVASKLDVKNSGYRLITNIGDDGGQEVHHLHFHLIGGEPVGRLVR; via the coding sequence ATGTGTATATTTTGTAAAATTGTTAATGGAGAAATACCTAATCAAACTGTTTTAGAAGATGAGAATTTTTTAGCGTTTAATGATATAAATCCTGCTAGAAAAGTTCATGTATTAATAATTCCAAAGGAGCATTATGACTCTTTTGATGTTATGCCTCCAAAAGTAATGGCAGGAATGACTGAATTTATTCAAAAAGTTGCATCAAAATTAGATGTAAAAAATAGTGGTTATAGATTAATTACAAATATTGGAGATGATGGGGGACAAGAAGTTCATCATTTACATTTTCATTTAATAGGTGGAGAGCCAGTAGGGCGTCTTGTTAGATAA
- the accA gene encoding acetyl-CoA carboxylase carboxyl transferase subunit alpha — protein sequence MATYLDFEDKIKKLEEDITIAKTKSDEHAVEILEKKLEKEVEKTFKNLSDYQKLQLARHPDRPYAMDYIRGLMTDAYEIHGDRHFDDDNAIVCFLGYIGEQKVMVIGEQKGRGTKNKLMRNFGMPSPEGYRKALRAARMAEKFNIPILMLVDTPGAYPGLGAEERNQSEAIAKNLYEFSDLTTPTVSVVIGEGGSGGALAISVADKLAMMRYSVYAVISPEGCSAILWNDPAKVETAANALKITAEALKDLELVDDVINEPLIGAHRKKDEAIKALGDYFLTSIEELKQLTPAQRYQMKYEKLMNLGKFQEDSK from the coding sequence TTGGCAACTTATTTAGATTTTGAAGACAAGATAAAAAAATTAGAAGAAGATATTACAATTGCAAAAACAAAATCGGATGAACACGCTGTAGAAATATTAGAGAAAAAGCTAGAAAAAGAAGTTGAAAAAACATTTAAAAATTTAAGCGACTATCAAAAACTTCAACTAGCACGTCACCCAGATCGTCCTTATGCAATGGATTATATTAGAGGACTAATGACTGATGCTTATGAAATTCATGGTGATAGACATTTTGATGATGATAATGCTATTGTTTGTTTCCTTGGATATATTGGTGAACAAAAAGTTATGGTTATTGGTGAACAAAAAGGCCGTGGTACTAAAAATAAGCTAATGAGAAACTTTGGTATGCCTAGTCCTGAAGGATATAGAAAAGCTTTAAGAGCAGCAAGAATGGCTGAAAAGTTTAATATTCCAATCTTAATGCTTGTGGACACTCCAGGTGCATATCCAGGACTTGGTGCAGAAGAAAGAAATCAATCAGAAGCAATTGCAAAAAATTTATATGAATTTTCAGACCTTACTACTCCTACAGTATCTGTAGTAATTGGAGAAGGTGGTTCTGGTGGTGCTTTAGCAATTTCAGTTGCTGATAAATTAGCAATGATGAGATATTCTGTTTACGCAGTTATTTCTCCAGAAGGATGTTCTGCAATTTTATGGAATGACCCTGCAAAAGTTGAAACTGCTGCAAATGCATTGAAAATTACTGCTGAAGCTTTAAAAGATTTAGAATTAGTTGACGATGTAATTAATGAACCATTAATTGGTGCACATAGAAAAAAAGATGAAGCCATAAAAGCTTTAGGTGACTATTTTTTAACTTCTATAGAAGAGTTAAAACAATTAACGCCAGCACAAAGATATCAAATGAAATATGAAAAACTAATGAACTTAGGAAAGTTTCAAGAAGATTCAAAATAG
- a CDS encoding beta-ketoacyl-ACP synthase II has protein sequence MRRVVITGLGTINSVGNSVEDSFKAVVAGECGIDTITLFDASEYPVRIAGEVKDFDPTTVMDKKEVKKADRFIQLGIKAAQEAMIDSGFVNAENKKVDDNVAERFGVISASGIGGLSTIEKNSVVCENRGPKRISPFFIPSSLVNMLGGFISIEHGLKGPSLSHVTACAASTHALADAAKTIMLNGADRILVVGAESAVCGAGVGGFAAMKALSTRNDEPKKASRPFDTNRDGFVMGEGSGALVVEELESARARGAKIYCEIIGFGESGDANHITAPVMDGPLRAMKAAFDMAKNITGELPKIDYINTHGTSTPVGDVNESKAITELFNGVENCPPVTSTKGQIGHCLGAAGAIEAIFAIKSLNEGIIPPTINIENQDENCQLDYVPNTAREVELETVMSNNFGFGGTNGSIIFRKFKD, from the coding sequence ATGAGAAGAGTTGTAATAACTGGTCTAGGAACAATTAATTCTGTAGGAAATAGTGTTGAAGATTCATTTAAAGCCGTAGTTGCTGGAGAATGTGGAATTGATACAATTACTTTATTTGACGCAAGTGAATACCCTGTAAGAATAGCAGGAGAAGTTAAAGATTTTGACCCTACAACAGTAATGGATAAAAAAGAAGTAAAAAAAGCAGATAGATTTATTCAATTAGGTATAAAAGCTGCACAGGAAGCTATGATTGACTCTGGTTTTGTAAATGCTGAAAATAAAAAAGTAGATGATAATGTTGCTGAAAGATTTGGTGTAATTTCTGCATCAGGTATTGGTGGATTATCAACAATTGAAAAAAATTCTGTTGTATGTGAAAATAGAGGCCCAAAAAGAATTTCACCATTCTTTATCCCTTCATCACTAGTTAATATGCTTGGTGGTTTTATTTCAATTGAACATGGATTAAAAGGTCCAAGTTTATCTCACGTTACAGCATGTGCCGCATCAACTCATGCACTTGCAGATGCAGCTAAAACAATTATGTTAAATGGTGCAGATAGAATACTAGTTGTAGGTGCGGAAAGTGCTGTTTGTGGTGCTGGTGTTGGTGGATTTGCTGCTATGAAAGCATTATCTACAAGAAATGATGAACCTAAAAAAGCTTCAAGACCATTTGATACAAATAGAGATGGATTTGTTATGGGTGAAGGTTCAGGAGCATTAGTTGTTGAAGAGTTAGAATCAGCACGTGCAAGAGGTGCTAAAATTTATTGTGAAATTATTGGATTTGGTGAATCTGGTGATGCTAATCATATTACTGCTCCTGTTATGGATGGTCCATTAAGAGCAATGAAAGCAGCATTTGATATGGCAAAAAATATCACTGGGGAATTACCAAAAATTGATTATATTAATACTCATGGAACTTCTACTCCAGTTGGTGATGTTAATGAATCAAAAGCTATTACTGAATTATTTAATGGTGTTGAAAATTGTCCTCCTGTTACATCTACAAAGGGTCAAATTGGTCATTGTTTAGGTGCTGCTGGTGCGATTGAAGCAATTTTTGCTATTAAGTCACTAAATGAAGGAATAATTCCTCCAACAATTAATATTGAAAATCAAGATGAAAACTGTCAATTAGACTATGTTCCTAATACGGCTAGAGAAGTTGAATTAGAAACAGTTATGAGTAATAATTTTGGTTTTGGTGGAACTAACGGTTCTATTATTTTTAGAAAATTTAAAGACTAA
- the acpP gene encoding acyl carrier protein: protein MALLDDVKEVVVEQLDCDAAEVKEESKFIEDLGADSLDVVELVMALEEKFDIEIPDEDAEGILTVADAMKYIEDNA, encoded by the coding sequence ATGGCATTATTAGATGATGTAAAAGAAGTAGTAGTAGAGCAATTAGATTGTGATGCAGCTGAAGTTAAAGAAGAGTCTAAGTTTATTGAGGATTTAGGTGCAGATTCTTTAGACGTTGTTGAGTTAGTTATGGCGTTAGAAGAAAAATTTGATATCGAAATTCCAGACGAAGATGCTGAAGGTATTTTAACTGTAGCTGATGCTATGAAATACATCGAAGATAACGCGTAA
- the fabG gene encoding 3-oxoacyl-ACP reductase FabG — MEFTGSNVLVTGASRGIGAEIAKTLAGFGLKVWINYRSGAEAAEKIKEEIEAAGGKAAIVKADVTKEDEFTAAIKTIVDADGEISYLVNNAGITRDKLALRMSVEDFNDVIAANLTSAFIGCKASLKAMGKKRFGSIVNISSIVGEMGNPGQTNYSASKGGLNAMTKSFAKEAAARGIRYNAVTPGFIQTDMTDELKDDVKAEYEKNIPLSRFGQPKEIADAVAFLLSNHSSYITGEILKVNGGLYV; from the coding sequence ATGGAATTTACTGGTTCAAATGTACTAGTTACTGGTGCAAGTAGAGGAATTGGGGCGGAAATAGCTAAAACTTTAGCAGGTTTTGGTTTAAAAGTATGGATAAACTATAGAAGTGGAGCAGAAGCTGCAGAAAAAATCAAAGAAGAGATTGAAGCTGCTGGTGGTAAAGCTGCAATTGTTAAAGCTGATGTAACTAAAGAAGATGAATTTACAGCAGCAATTAAAACAATCGTTGATGCTGATGGTGAGATTTCTTACTTAGTAAATAATGCTGGTATTACAAGAGATAAATTAGCTCTAAGAATGTCTGTAGAAGATTTTAACGATGTTATTGCTGCAAACTTAACATCTGCATTTATTGGATGTAAAGCATCTTTAAAAGCTATGGGTAAAAAAAGATTTGGTTCTATTGTAAATATCTCTTCAATTGTTGGAGAAATGGGAAATCCTGGTCAAACAAATTATTCTGCTTCAAAAGGTGGATTAAATGCTATGACTAAATCATTTGCAAAAGAAGCAGCCGCAAGAGGTATTAGATATAACGCAGTTACACCTGGATTTATTCAAACAGATATGACTGACGAATTAAAAGATGATGTTAAAGCAGAATATGAGAAAAATATCCCTTTATCAAGATTTGGTCAACCTAAAGAGATTGCCGATGCAGTGGCATTTTTATTAAGTAATCACTCTTCATATATAACAGGTGAAATTTTAAAAGTAAATGGTGGTTTATACGTTTAA
- a CDS encoding 7-carboxy-7-deazaguanine synthase QueE, with the protein MLEINEIFGPTIQGEGKLIGTPSIFIRVGKCNMKCEGFNVEYETPSGIKKCSCDSYYAVDPAFKEQWHRMSCDDIINKVKELKPNYNVDIVITGGEPLLYWQNEEFQSLLEYYIKNGYKITIETNASLNINLNKEYQKKILFSMSVKLSNSLEPLKKRVNIDTLTQILNNTKDSYLKFVIDKKFKIKANEEINSILKQIPKAEVYLMPMGDTAKEINQNSETVIDMAIENGFKYCDRLHIRVWDNKRGV; encoded by the coding sequence ATGCTTGAAATAAATGAAATTTTCGGTCCAACAATACAAGGAGAGGGGAAACTAATAGGTACTCCTTCTATCTTTATTAGAGTTGGAAAATGCAATATGAAATGCGAAGGGTTTAATGTAGAATATGAAACTCCTAGTGGTATAAAAAAATGTTCATGTGATTCTTACTATGCAGTTGACCCAGCATTTAAAGAGCAATGGCATAGAATGTCATGTGATGATATTATAAATAAAGTAAAAGAATTAAAACCAAATTACAATGTTGATATTGTAATTACTGGTGGAGAACCACTTTTATATTGGCAAAATGAAGAGTTCCAATCTTTATTAGAATATTATATAAAAAATGGCTATAAAATTACAATAGAGACAAATGCTTCTTTAAATATTAACTTAAATAAAGAGTACCAAAAAAAGATATTATTTTCTATGAGTGTAAAACTTTCAAACTCTTTGGAGCCTCTAAAAAAAAGAGTTAATATAGATACGCTAACTCAAATTTTAAATAATACAAAAGACTCTTATCTAAAATTTGTAATTGATAAAAAATTTAAAATAAAAGCAAATGAAGAGATAAACTCAATACTAAAACAAATTCCTAAAGCAGAAGTATACTTAATGCCAATGGGCGATACAGCTAAAGAGATAAATCAAAACAGCGAAACTGTTATTGATATGGCAATAGAAAATGGCTTTAAATATTGTGATAGACTTCATATTAGAGTTTGGGATAATAAAAGAGGCGTTTAA
- a CDS encoding 6-carboxytetrahydropterin synthase yields the protein MTWKISKSFDFCYGHRVWSQELNPDFSLDSCLKCRHLHGHQGQVIIYLESSKLENGMVTDFKHLNWFKAFLDDVLDHKFIIDINDPLFETLLPHYNKTELIEFEQGYKMVDLTKIKDEPNHIREMYEGYVLVDFVPTSENLSAWFLEIAQEKMNKLNIKVASVEFAETPKSKSHVYA from the coding sequence ATGACTTGGAAAATATCTAAATCATTTGATTTTTGTTATGGTCATAGAGTTTGGTCTCAGGAATTAAATCCAGATTTTTCACTTGATTCATGCTTAAAATGTAGACATCTACACGGACATCAAGGTCAAGTAATAATATACCTAGAATCATCAAAATTAGAAAATGGCATGGTAACAGATTTTAAACATCTTAACTGGTTCAAAGCATTTTTAGATGATGTGTTAGACCATAAGTTTATTATAGATATAAACGACCCACTTTTTGAAACTCTTTTACCTCATTATAATAAAACTGAATTAATAGAGTTTGAGCAAGGTTATAAAATGGTTGATTTAACAAAAATAAAAGATGAACCAAATCATATAAGAGAAATGTATGAAGGATATGTACTAGTAGACTTTGTGCCTACAAGTGAAAATCTTTCTGCATGGTTTTTAGAAATTGCCCAAGAAAAGATGAATAAATTAAATATAAAAGTTGCTAGTGTAGAGTTTGCGGAAACTCCAAAAAGTAAAAGCCACGTATATGCTTGA
- the queC gene encoding 7-cyano-7-deazaguanine synthase QueC codes for MNNNVTKKAVCILSGGMDSTLASYIAKNEGYEIIAVHFNYGQRTENRELKAFRDICNDLQIKEKYEIDIPFFTQIGASALTDKTIDIPTNGIEAGVPITYVPFRNGIFLSIATAIAEKEEAQALYIGVVEEDSSGYPDCTDTFINNMTTAINEGTKKSTKLEIKTPLVHLMKNQIVEKSIELNVPLEHTWSCYKEEEEACGVCDSCRLRLNGFKEANSTDPIPYKG; via the coding sequence ATGAATAACAACGTGACAAAAAAAGCAGTATGTATTTTAAGTGGAGGTATGGATTCTACTTTAGCTTCATATATTGCAAAAAATGAAGGTTATGAAATTATAGCTGTTCATTTTAATTATGGACAAAGAACTGAAAATAGAGAGTTAAAGGCATTTAGAGATATTTGTAATGATTTACAAATAAAAGAAAAGTATGAAATTGATATTCCATTTTTCACACAAATTGGTGCAAGTGCATTAACTGATAAAACTATTGATATACCAACAAATGGTATTGAAGCTGGCGTACCTATAACTTATGTACCTTTTAGAAATGGTATTTTTCTTTCAATTGCTACTGCTATTGCAGAAAAAGAAGAAGCTCAAGCTTTATATATTGGTGTAGTAGAAGAAGACAGTTCAGGATATCCTGATTGTACAGATACATTTATAAATAATATGACTACAGCAATTAATGAAGGAACAAAAAAGAGTACTAAACTTGAAATAAAAACTCCTCTTGTTCACCTTATGAAAAACCAAATTGTAGAGAAATCTATAGAATTAAATGTTCCATTAGAACATACTTGGTCTTGTTATAAAGAAGAAGAGGAAGCCTGTGGTGTTTGTGATTCTTGTAGATTAAGGTTAAATGGTTTTAAAGAAGCAAATTCAACTGATCCAATTCCTTATAAAGGATAA
- a CDS encoding molybdopterin molybdotransferase MoeA, which yields MAISVNEAIKTISNIDVNLNYEIIPIESSEDRICAQDVVATICLPRFNNSAMDGFGILYEDKNEKLKIVDTIFAGDNNNRLLEKNQCVKIMTGAKVPDNCTAIIPKEDCQYLEDDFITIPNDIKKFQHIRFIGEDINKGDTLIKIGETINFAKVTLLSSQGISHIKVFKKPKVVVFASGEELKLHYEKAENYQIYNSNTPTFMSRCKELGAQIDFIGQAHDSIESIKELIENSLDADLIITSGGVSVGDADFTKDAFNELDFETLFDGIIIKPGKPTVLGKIDKTHILNLPGNPLASALIFEVFGKLIIQKLIGSNETYHNFISAKMGEDLKNKKGRITVIPGNFDGEYFISAQKRSPGMVSTLSNCNSMIILDENVSNIKKESFVKVLPINWKFFTKNQKEFLTNE from the coding sequence ATGGCTATTTCTGTTAATGAAGCTATTAAAACAATCTCAAATATTGATGTTAATTTAAACTATGAAATCATTCCAATTGAAAGTTCAGAAGATAGAATTTGTGCGCAAGACGTTGTTGCTACAATTTGTTTACCTAGGTTTAACAATTCTGCGATGGATGGTTTTGGAATTTTATATGAAGATAAAAATGAAAAATTAAAAATAGTAGATACAATTTTTGCAGGTGATAATAACAATAGATTATTAGAAAAAAACCAATGCGTAAAAATAATGACTGGTGCAAAAGTACCAGATAACTGTACAGCTATAATTCCAAAAGAAGATTGTCAATATTTAGAAGATGATTTTATTACTATACCAAATGATATAAAAAAATTTCAACATATTAGATTTATTGGTGAAGATATAAATAAAGGCGATACTTTAATCAAAATAGGAGAGACTATTAACTTTGCAAAAGTTACTCTTTTAAGTTCTCAAGGTATATCACATATTAAAGTTTTTAAAAAACCTAAAGTAGTAGTATTTGCAAGTGGTGAAGAACTAAAATTACATTATGAAAAAGCAGAAAACTATCAAATATATAATTCAAATACTCCAACATTTATGAGTAGATGTAAAGAACTTGGAGCACAAATAGATTTTATTGGTCAAGCTCATGATTCAATTGAATCAATTAAAGAATTAATAGAAAACTCTTTAGATGCAGATTTAATTATAACTTCGGGAGGAGTTTCAGTTGGAGATGCAGATTTTACAAAAGATGCTTTTAACGAATTAGATTTTGAAACTCTTTTTGATGGAATTATAATTAAACCAGGGAAACCTACTGTACTAGGAAAAATTGACAAAACACATATATTAAATCTTCCAGGAAACCCTTTAGCTTCAGCACTTATATTTGAAGTTTTTGGAAAGTTAATAATACAAAAATTAATAGGTTCAAATGAAACTTATCATAATTTTATATCTGCAAAAATGGGTGAAGACCTAAAAAATAAAAAAGGGAGAATAACAGTAATCCCTGGTAATTTTGATGGTGAGTATTTTATAAGTGCTCAAAAAAGAAGCCCTGGTATGGTTTCAACTCTTAGTAATTGTAACTCTATGATTATACTTGATGAAAATGTTTCAAATATCAAAAAAGAGTCTTTTGTTAAAGTACTACCAATAAATTGGAAATTTTTTACGAAAAATCAAAAGGAATTTTTAACGAATGAATAA
- a CDS encoding 16S rRNA (uracil(1498)-N(3))-methyltransferase — translation MQFTYHPQSSVDFLEIQEDTYKYLFKARRQKISDEIYFRNLDDKYIYLYKVIDIDKKKAICKLISKEEKIIENSKKLHLIWCIIDPKTIEKSLASLNELGVYKITFLYCDYSQKNFKINFDKLEKILINSSSQCGRSSIIKLDASSSLDEFLQNNNDVYALNFSSQLIDEKKESITKLIIGCEGGFSKDEENKFDKEKIVGFKSNLILKSETAIISAASKILI, via the coding sequence ATGCAATTTACTTATCATCCTCAATCATCAGTAGACTTTTTAGAAATTCAAGAAGATACATATAAGTATCTTTTTAAAGCAAGACGTCAAAAAATATCAGATGAAATATATTTTAGAAATTTGGATGATAAGTATATTTATTTATATAAAGTAATTGATATAGATAAGAAAAAAGCTATATGTAAACTTATTTCAAAAGAAGAAAAGATAATTGAAAATTCAAAAAAATTACATCTTATCTGGTGTATTATTGATCCCAAAACTATTGAAAAGAGTTTAGCTTCATTGAATGAATTAGGTGTCTATAAAATTACATTTTTATACTGTGATTATTCTCAAAAGAATTTTAAAATAAATTTTGATAAATTAGAAAAAATATTAATAAATTCTTCTTCTCAATGTGGTAGAAGTTCTATAATCAAACTTGATGCATCTAGTAGTCTTGATGAATTCCTTCAAAACAATAATGATGTTTATGCATTAAATTTTTCTTCACAATTAATTGATGAAAAGAAAGAGTCTATTACTAAATTAATTATAGGTTGTGAAGGTGGATTTTCTAAAGATGAAGAAAATAAATTTGATAAAGAAAAAATTGTAGGATTTAAATCTAATTTAATTTTGAAAAGTGAAACTGCAATTATCTCAGCAGCATCAAAAATATTGATTTAA
- a CDS encoding c-type cytochrome: MRELKILAVVVALTLITYWGVEPFAHSQMHPHVDAADYQFKDADGLKGMKGNAEAGAALVQANCIACHSITSQSFPPLMDDKTSAASYGVVPPDLSSAGKIYNADYLAAFIKNPAKAAKTEHKFQDGATHPMPNYDWMQPQEIADMVAYLQSIAPKEMTNKEVFADACQRCHAIKYGDMQKGTMAAFTPDENIKAYMGKLPPDLSQYIRSRGESYLHTFINDPQKHLEGTAMPRVGLTADAEQQVITYMQEVGDSSKADREALGPKFLIYLVIFAIFAWLWKASKWRDVH, translated from the coding sequence ATGAGAGAATTAAAAATTTTAGCAGTAGTAGTTGCTTTAACACTAATTACATACTGGGGAGTTGAACCATTCGCTCACTCTCAAATGCATCCTCACGTAGATGCTGCTGATTATCAATTTAAAGATGCTGATGGACTTAAAGGGATGAAAGGAAATGCTGAAGCAGGTGCTGCTTTAGTTCAAGCGAACTGTATTGCTTGTCACTCAATCACATCACAAAGTTTTCCTCCATTAATGGATGATAAAACTTCTGCTGCATCTTATGGTGTTGTTCCACCAGATTTATCTTCTGCTGGTAAAATTTATAATGCTGATTATTTAGCAGCATTTATTAAAAATCCTGCAAAAGCTGCAAAAACTGAACATAAGTTCCAAGATGGTGCAACTCATCCAATGCCTAATTACGATTGGATGCAACCACAAGAGATTGCAGATATGGTAGCATACTTGCAATCTATTGCTCCAAAAGAAATGACAAATAAAGAAGTATTTGCTGACGCTTGTCAAAGATGTCACGCTATTAAATATGGTGATATGCAAAAAGGTACAATGGCTGCATTTACTCCTGATGAAAATATCAAAGCATATATGGGTAAATTACCTCCAGATTTATCACAATACATTAGATCAAGAGGTGAGTCTTACTTACATACATTTATTAATGATCCTCAAAAACACTTAGAGGGTACTGCAATGCCTAGAGTTGGTTTAACGGCTGATGCAGAACAACAAGTAATTACTTATATGCAAGAAGTTGGTGATTCTAGTAAAGCTGATAGAGAAGCTTTAGGTCCTAAATTCTTAATTTATTTAGTTATTTTTGCTATCTTTGCATGGTTATGGAAAGCTAGTAAATGGAGAGATGTTCACTAA
- a CDS encoding cytochrome bc complex cytochrome b subunit, which produces MAKIEKANSLGEWFDQRLNTTTFTKVMMTEYWIPKDINFLWAMGVLLAVTFKILVITGIFLMMYYKPDVNLAFDSVNYTIMQEVAYGWLFRHMHGVAASVIFLIIYIHMLTGIYYGSYKKGREMIWISGMLLFMTFSAAGFSGYMLPWGQMSYWAAMVITNLFGGIPLIGDALVVWIRGDFNVADATLTRFFMLHVFLLPISIMAIIGLHFYTLRIPHVNNQTSEDIDYDAEAEKYLAGNKKESKVIPFWPVFISKDFAVLGIFLIFYFYLVFFHYNFAMDPVNFDPADNMVTPAHIYPEWYFLWSYEVLRGFFFDIAGFKAFDIGLAAFGFANVAFLLLPFLDRDPDILPAHKRPMFFAWFWVLMVDLIVLTVYGKLPPTGANAWVGFFAAVVFILLFVALPILTKIDAKKRGA; this is translated from the coding sequence ATGGCAAAAATTGAAAAAGCAAATTCACTTGGTGAATGGTTTGACCAAAGGTTAAACACAACTACTTTTACAAAAGTTATGATGACGGAATATTGGATTCCAAAAGATATTAACTTTTTATGGGCTATGGGAGTATTACTTGCAGTAACATTTAAAATTCTAGTTATTACTGGAATTTTCTTAATGATGTACTACAAACCAGATGTTAATTTAGCATTTGACTCAGTTAACTATACAATTATGCAAGAAGTTGCATACGGATGGCTATTTAGACACATGCATGGTGTTGCTGCATCTGTTATCTTCTTAATTATTTATATTCACATGCTTACAGGTATCTACTACGGTTCTTATAAGAAAGGTAGAGAGATGATCTGGATTTCTGGTATGTTATTATTCATGACATTCTCAGCTGCTGGATTCTCTGGATATATGTTACCATGGGGACAAATGTCTTACTGGGCTGCAATGGTTATTACAAACCTTTTTGGTGGTATTCCATTAATTGGTGATGCATTAGTTGTATGGATTAGAGGTGACTTTAACGTTGCTGATGCTACATTAACTAGATTCTTTATGTTACACGTATTCTTATTACCTATTTCTATTATGGCAATAATTGGATTACACTTTTATACATTAAGAATTCCTCATGTTAATAACCAAACTTCTGAAGATATTGATTATGATGCTGAAGCTGAAAAATATTTAGCAGGGAATAAAAAAGAATCTAAAGTTATTCCTTTCTGGCCAGTATTTATCTCTAAAGATTTTGCTGTACTTGGTATTTTCTTAATTTTCTACTTCTACTTAGTATTCTTCCATTATAATTTTGCAATGGACCCAGTTAACTTCGATCCTGCTGATAACATGGTTACTCCTGCACATATTTATCCTGAGTGGTATTTCTTATGGTCGTATGAAGTATTAAGAGGTTTCTTCTTTGATATTGCTGGATTTAAAGCATTTGATATTGGTTTAGCTGCATTCGGTTTCGCAAACGTTGCATTCTTATTATTACCATTCTTAGATAGAGATCCAGATATTTTACCTGCACATAAAAGACCTATGTTCTTCGCATGGTTCTGGGTATTAATGGTTGACTTAATAGTATTAACTGTATATGGTAAATTACCTCCAACAGGGGCAAATGCTTGGGTTGGATTCTTTGCGGCAGTAGTATTTATTTTACTATTCGTAGCATTACCAATACTTACAAAAATTGATGCTAAAAAGAGAGGTGCATAA
- the petA gene encoding ubiquinol-cytochrome c reductase iron-sulfur subunit, producing MSNNTNRRDFLGFTFAAVAAVGGAASLVGMKQAWDPLPSVLAGGFTNVELSGLKAGEPTTVMWRGKPIFVLKKSAEMEKSERDLIIGNDRFIVAIGLCTHLGCIPAWKKSTWKCACHGGEFDSSGKQTFGPPPRPLDLPPFSVKGTQIVLGEEGPEYKKIAAAMMA from the coding sequence ATGTCTAACAACACAAATAGACGAGATTTTCTAGGTTTTACATTTGCTGCAGTTGCTGCAGTAGGTGGAGCTGCCTCTCTTGTTGGTATGAAACAAGCGTGGGATCCATTACCAAGTGTATTAGCTGGAGGATTTACTAATGTTGAACTTAGTGGGCTAAAAGCTGGTGAACCAACTACAGTTATGTGGAGAGGTAAACCAATTTTTGTTCTTAAGAAATCAGCAGAAATGGAAAAATCTGAAAGAGATTTAATTATTGGAAACGATAGATTTATCGTTGCTATTGGATTATGTACTCACTTAGGATGTATTCCAGCATGGAAAAAAAGTACTTGGAAATGTGCATGTCACGGTGGGGAATTTGATTCAAGTGGTAAGCAAACATTTGGTCCTCCTCCTAGACCTCTAGATCTACCTCCATTTAGTGTAAAAGGAACTCAAATTGTTCTTGGTGAAGAAGGTCCTGAATACAAAAAAATCGCAGCTGCGATGATGGCGTAA